From Camelina sativa cultivar DH55 chromosome 7, Cs, whole genome shotgun sequence, one genomic window encodes:
- the LOC104701642 gene encoding serine/threonine-protein phosphatase PP2A-5 catalytic subunit, with translation MPPATGDIDRQIEQLMECKALSEAEVKTLCEQAKTILVEEYNVQPVKCPVTVCGDIHGQFYDLIELFRIGGSAPDTNYLFMGDYVDRGYYSVETVSLLVALKVRYRDRLTILRGNHESRQITQVYGFYDECLRKYGNANVWKHFTDLFDYLPLTALIESQVFCLHGGLSPSLDTLDNIRSLDRIQEVPHEGPMCDLLWSDPDDRCGWGISPRGAGYTFGQDIATQFNHTNGLSLISRAHQLVMEGYNWCQEKNVVTVFSAPNYCYRCGNMAAILEIGENMDQNFLQFDPAPRQIEPETTRKTPDYFL, from the exons ATGCCGCCGGCGACCGGAGATATCGATCGTCAGATCGAGCAGTTGATGGAGTGTAAAGCGTTATCTGAAGCGGAGGTGAAGACGTTGTGTGAGCAAGCGAAGACGATTCTCGTTGAGGAGTATAATGTTCAACCGGTTAAATGTCCGGTTACCGTCTGTGGTGACATCCACGGCCAGTTTTATGATCTCATCGAGCTTTTTCGGATCGGTGGTTCTGCTCCTGATACTAATTATCTTTTCATGGGTGATTATGTAg ATCGAGGGTATTATTCAGTTGAGACGGTTTCACTCTTGGTGGCCTTAAAAGTTCGATACAGAGATAGACTTACGATCCTAAGAGGGAATCATGAAAGCCGGCAAATTACTCAAGT GTATGGATTTTATGATGAATGCTTGAGGAAATATGGAAACGCTAATGTATGGAAGCACTTCACTGACCTTTTTGATTATCTTCCTCTTACAGCTCTCATTGAGAGTCAG GTGTTCTGTCTACATGGAGGTCTTTCACCTTCTTTAGATACACTTGACAACATCAGATCGTTAGATCGAATTCAAGAG GTTCCACATGAAGGACCAATGTGTGATCTCTTATGGTCTGATCCAGATGACCGGTGTGGTTGGGGAATATCTCCTCGTGGTGCAGGCTACACTTTCGGACAAGATATCGCTACTCAGTTTAACCACACCAATGGACTCTCTCTGATTTCAAGAGCACACCAACTTGTCATGGAAGGTTATAACTGGTGCCAAGAAAAGAACGTTGTGACTGTATTCAGTGCCCCAAATTATTGCTACCGTTGTGGCAACATGGCTGCGATTCTAGAGATTGGTGAAAACATGGACCAGAACTTCCTTCAGTTTGATCCAGCCCCACGCCAAATCGAACCCGAAACCACTCGCAAGACTCCAGATTATTTTTTGTAA